The Nitrospira sp. sequence GGCATGGACAATACGGAGATTGTTGGCTTGAAGTGACCCCGCTGCCGCGCGGCAATGGGTTTCTGTTCGAAAATCGTGTGATCGGGGGGGCGATTCCTCGCAATTTCATTCCCGCAGTGGAAAAGGGCGTGATCGAAGCCATGCACGGGGGGCCGCTAAGCGGCTTTCCTGTCGTCGATGTGCAGGTCACGGTCTATGATGGATCCTACCATGTCGTTGATTCCTCTGAAATGTCGTTCAAGATCGCGGGATCGATGGCGTTTAAAAAGGCGATGGAGACGGCCCACCCGGTGCTGCTGGAGCCGGTCATGACGGTTGAAATCGATACACCCACCGACGCGGTTGGGGCGGTCATGGGAGATTTGAACGCCCGTCGCGGGCGAATCGTGTCCGTCAATGCACAAGACCACGTGGAACAGATTAAGGCGACGGTGCCGCTGGCAGAGTTGCTCAGGTATGCCACCGCCCTCAATGCCATGACGGGTGGACGGGGAAGCTATGTCATGGAGTTCGCGCAGTACGACGAAGTTCCTCGAGAGCTGACGGCAAAGATCATCGAACGGCATAAGGCGGAGGGACAGGCCGTCGCGGCCCACTGAGATGTTCAATCGGAAGATTTGAGCACAACGAAAAATGCGCGGTTTTCCCGAAGCACGCGCAGCAACACGGTATCGCCGTGTCGGGATCGAGAGATCGCCGCTTTATATTCTGCGACGGAAGAGACCTCCGTACGGTTGACTTCCTTGATCAAATCACCTTCCCGGAGGCCTTCGGCTTGAGCCAAACTGTTGGGCTCGACCTTGGCGATCAAGACTCCTTTTGACTCGCGCAGTTTGAATTTCTCCGTCAGACCGGCCGTCAGCTCTTGAACGTCGAGGCCAAGTTTGACTTCCAACTTCTCCTCTTGAGGAACAGCTGCGGCGACGGCCGCCTCGCGTCGCTCCGTAAGTGGGACCTCCACCGTCAGGTACTTCAGATCGCGGACCACCTCGATCTTTGCGGCCGCGCCGGGGGTCAGTGATCCGATTAGGCGAGAGAGTTTGTTGGGTGAATCGACGACCGCTCCGTCGATTCGGACGATCACATCGCCCGGCTGTATCCCGGCGGCAGCAGCCGGATCCTTTTCGAAGACTTCATTCACGAGGACCCCTTCACCCTCAGCTACGCCGAATTTCTTGGCCAACTCGGCTGTAAGAGGTTGAATACCCACGCCGAGCCACCCGCGAACGACTTTGCCCTTGGCCAGTAGTTGCTCGATGACCTGCCTGGCCATGTTGGACGGAATCGCGAAGCCGATCCCTTGGGCAAAATTGATGATCGCGGTGTTGATGCCGATCACCTCGCCGCGGAGATTGAAGAGTGGGCCGCCGGAATTGCCTGGATTGATCGACGCATCGGTTTGAATGAAGTTTTCATACCGTGAGAGGTTGATGTTTTCACGGCCGATTCCGCTCACGACGCCAAGGGTCACCGTACGGTCCAGCCCGAACGGATTCCCCACCGCCAGCACCCATTGGCCGACTTTGACGCCGGTGGAATCCCCAAACCGTGCGCTCGGCAAAGGCCGATCCGCGGTCACTTTAAGCAGGGCCAAATCCGTGTCCGGATCTTTTCCGATCACATGAGCGATGAGTTTTGTTTTGTCTGAAAACCGGACTTCAATTTCAGCGGCGTCTCCGATGACATGATTGTTCG is a genomic window containing:
- a CDS encoding Do family serine endopeptidase; this encodes MATMAFFSSRVLVFPLVILFSLIGMSRAEALSADSPGIRMLEEIQAVITELAEQAKPSVVNLFPITSASRSREGSGERTPNASGSGSGLIVDSDGHIVTNNHVIGDAAEIEVRFSDKTKLIAHVIGKDPDTDLALLKVTADRPLPSARFGDSTGVKVGQWVLAVGNPFGLDRTVTLGVVSGIGRENINLSRYENFIQTDASINPGNSGGPLFNLRGEVIGINTAIINFAQGIGFAIPSNMARQVIEQLLAKGKVVRGWLGVGIQPLTAELAKKFGVAEGEGVLVNEVFEKDPAAAAGIQPGDVIVRIDGAVVDSPNKLSRLIGSLTPGAAAKIEVVRDLKYLTVEVPLTERREAAVAAAVPQEEKLEVKLGLDVQELTAGLTEKFKLRESKGVLIAKVEPNSLAQAEGLREGDLIKEVNRTEVSSVAEYKAAISRSRHGDTVLLRVLRENRAFFVVLKSSD